Genomic segment of Candidatus Planktophila sp.:
GACACGTTCAAGTAAAGCCAGATGAATATCCTGGCGTTATTGCATACGCAGCCTTTGATCCAAAGGCTTGGGGATCTGCCGCAGCAGATGCAATTGGCGAAAAAATTGAAGGCAAAGGAACTGTTGCAGTAACTGAAGGTGGCTTCAATCCAGTTGAAGATGCAGTTGCCGCCGCATTCACTGCTCAAATGAATGCGAAATATCCTGACGTTAAGGTTCTAAAGCCGGCTGAAGAGGGATTCGATGTACCAAAGGCGATCGCTAAGGCAGTTGCAATTGCTATTGCAAACCCAGATCTAGTTGGAGCAGTTGGAACCACTGGGGGAAGCCCTGTTACGTGGGCTGGCGCTTCAGATCAAATCGGTAAGCCAATTTGGGCTATCGGACCTGATGCAACTCGTCCAAATCTTGACGCAGTTCGCGACGGAAAGATTCTTGGAGTGGCTGCACAACCAGGATACGAAGAACATCAAATGGCTGTCGATTTAGTTGCCAACGCAATTTGCGGCAACCCACCCGCACAATTCGCTAATGATTTGCCAACACCTATCATCTTTGCTGACGGTTTAGCACCTTATTACGCAGTTGTAGACGCAATTGATGCTCGAGTGGAGAATGAATAGGAACGAATAAGGCGTAAGACATAATAAGTGAACCAGGCTAACGTCTATTAGTAGCTTGGTTCACTTATTATTCGCAATTCCCCTTGTGTGACTATAAATTTAATTCAAGGAAGGTAAATGAGGATGCCAAGTTCCGATAGCACCGATTACGCCCTAGAAATGACTAAAATCCATAAGAACTTTGGACCCGTGATTGCGTTAGATTATGTTTCCTTGCAAGTAA
This window contains:
- a CDS encoding sugar ABC transporter substrate-binding protein yields the protein MVKEKKSSKAIFKTLAIFSVSALLLSACSSKAEESVATDDAGGTAASKVYTPMAAAPCDVSEKSITFLSVLKGHPTLRLWQQGFLDQANALGFKSATIVSPDEPDWTKAVTLGEGVLATGTDGLVLGFVDPVEKDLIAKFAAKDIPVVVGHVQVKPDEYPGVIAYAAFDPKAWGSAAADAIGEKIEGKGTVAVTEGGFNPVEDAVAAAFTAQMNAKYPDVKVLKPAEEGFDVPKAIAKAVAIAIANPDLVGAVGTTGGSPVTWAGASDQIGKPIWAIGPDATRPNLDAVRDGKILGVAAQPGYEEHQMAVDLVANAICGNPPAQFANDLPTPIIFADGLAPYYAVVDAIDARVENE